A stretch of Babesia bigemina genome assembly Bbig001, chromosome : III DNA encodes these proteins:
- a CDS encoding metallopeptidase M24 family protein, putative: MAAEASPTQMLMSLLAACQLDAIIIDHDDPHSTEIPHPAFGALEFVSSFSGSWGKAVVTREGAWLWTDSRYYIQAAQQLSPPWELMRYGQKDVPDVVKFLKEKPFKRVGVDASTTPHKVLTHYKDNLKDIEFVELHDNPVYKVWADRPQLPVDPVFVHPESFTGMSAADKLAKIRSEMDKAGANAVVFSLLDEVAYVLNLRGRDLDVSPLFYAYLIVEKGAATLFIDSRKVTDEVEEALRSCNVTRADYGELPGYLASITGSSEAQKPGDKFKLWVSPCASVAICNSFLSNASEKMPRELLQEDTPACIMKAVKNDVELEGMKEAHILDGIALAEFFAKVEAMKSDGTLFQSDEMVLGDLSTQCRADLKENRGISFHPISSIGPNCAIVHYRATAESKAKIEPQMYLLDSGGQYGGGTTDVTRTVHFGTPSAEEKESYTQVLKGHLALRHAVFPEQTPGATLDVLARQFLWSAGRNYYHGTGHGVGAYLNVHEGPMSISSLMKPRMGNVNVVYLEPGMVLSNEPGYYKEDHYGIRIENMVFVRRVEGDFSKDYTKFLTFDDLTMVPYCKELMDLAMMTEQEVEWVNEYHALIAATLIPRMEALSIAKYAAAIQFLRDAAVPLRK, translated from the exons ATGGCGGCGGAAGCGTCGCCTACGCAGATGCTCATGTCGCTGCTTGCGGCGTGCCAGCTGGacgccatcatcatcgaccACGACGACCCTCACTCCACGGAGATCCCGCACCCCGCCTTCGGCGCGTTGGAGTTCGTCTCGAGCTTCTCCGGCAGTTGGGGCAAGGCCGTGGTTACCCGCGAAGGTGCATGGCTGTGGACCGATTCGAG GTACTACATCCAGGCCGCTCAGCAGCTGTCGCCGCCGTGGGAGCTCATGCGCTACGGCCAGAAGGACGTCCCGGACGTGGTCAAGTTCCTGAAGGAAAAGCCGTTTAAAAGGGTCGGCGTCGACGCCAGCACCACTCCACacaaggtgttgacgcaCTACAAGGACAACTTGAAGGACATCGAGTTTGTGGAGCTGCATGACAACCCCGTCTACAAGGTATGGGCCGACCGGCCGCAGCTGCCCGTCGACCCGGTGTTCGTCCACCCGGAGAGCTTCACCGGAATGAGCGCCGCTGACAAGTTGGCCAAGATAAGGAGTGAAATGGACAAGGCCGGTGCCAATGCAGTGGTATTTTCGTTGTTGGACGAAGTCGCGTACGTTCTCAACCTTCGCGGCCGTGACCTGGATGTCTCACCGCTGTTCTACGCGTATCTGATAGTCGAGAAAGGTGCCGCCAC GCTGTTCATCGACTCAAGGAAGGTCACCGACGAAGTGGAGGAGGCACTCAGGTCGTGCAACGTGACCCGTGCCGACTACGGCGAGCTGCCCGGCTACTTGGCGTCCATCACCGGCAGCTCCGAGGCTCAGAAGCCAGGAGACAAGTTCAAATTGTGGGTTTCACCGTGCGCGTCAGTCGCTATTTGCAACTCGTTCCTGTCCAACGCCAGCGAGAAGATGCCGCGCGAACTGTTGCAGGAGGATACCCCAGCATGTATAATGAAG GCTGTTAAGAACGACGTCGAGCTGGAAGGCATGAAGGAGGCCCACATCCTAGATGGTATCGCGCTGGCCGAGTTCTTCGCCAAGGTGGAG GCTATGAAAAGTGACGGCACTCTGTTCCaaagcgatgagatggtacTGGGCGACCTCAGCACACAGTGCCGCGCTGACCTCAAGGAGAACCGGGGCATTTCCTTCCATCCGATATCGTCCATCGGGCCCAACTGCGCCATCGTCCACTACCGCGCCACGGCGGAAAGCAAGGCGAAAATCGAGCCTCAGatgtatctgctagactcCGGCGGGCAGTACGGCGGGGGCACCACCGACGTCACCCGCACGGTGCACTTCGGAACCCCCTCCGCCGAGGAGAAGGAGTCGTACACCCAGGTGCTCAAGGGCCACCTGGCACTGCGGCACGCCGTTTTCCCCGAGCagacccccggcgccacctTGGACGTGCTGGCCCGCCAGTTCCTCTGGAGCGCTGGGCGCAACTACTACCACGGAACCGGGCATGGCGTGGGCGCCTACCTCAACGTACACGAGGGCCCGATGTCGATATCGTCGCTGATGAAGCCCCGCATGGGCAACGTGAACGTGGTCTACCTGGAGCCCGGCATGGTGCTGTCTAACGAGCCGGGCTACTACAAGGAGGACCACTACGGCATCAGGATCGAGAACATGGTCTTCGTGCGCCGCGTGGAGGGCGACTTTTCGAAGGACTACACCAAGTTCCTGACCTTCGACGACCTCACTATGGTGCCCTACTGCAAGGAGCTGATGGACCTGGCCATGATGACCGAGCAGGAGGTCGAGTGGGTGAACGAGTACCACGCGCTAATCGCTGCGACGCTGATCCCGCGCATGGAGGCGCTGTCGATCGCCAAatacgccgccgccatccAGTTCCTGCGCGACGCGGCCGTTCCGTTGCGGAAATGA
- a CDS encoding MITOCHONDRIAL 39S RIBOSOMAL PROTEIN L49, putative, producing the protein MFATAFFRLARPQPFLVQSRSVVQSRFAKKANDVAEKLPFKVTRTPSGNLAVYVKIRAHGTLVYTVVRRIYGDVDAMKQQLRILCESPVRERIGSLEVHGLHVKKIKKWLVQCG; encoded by the exons ATGTTTGCGACGGCCTTCTTTCGGTTGGCGCGGCCGCAGCCGTTCCTCGTGCAGAGCCGGTCGGTCGTACAGTCGCGGTTCGCGAAGAAGGCCAACGACGTGGCGGAGAAGCTGCCCTTTAAG GTGACCCGTACCCCGTCCGGCAACCTCGCAGTGTACGTGAAGATCCGCGCGCACGGCACGCTCGTGTATACGGTGGTTCGGCGCATCTACGGCGACGTCGAC GCCAtgaagcagcagctgcggatCCTCTGCGAATCACCCGTGCGCGAGCGCATCGGCAGCCTCGAGGTACACGGTCTGCATGTAAAGAAGATCAAGAAGTGGCTCGTTCAGTGCGGGTAG
- a CDS encoding 40S ribosomal protein S21e, putative — MINDDGKLVDLYIPRKCSATSRLLPAQDHGSIQVNIGMTDENGVYNNQNIVLAISHKMRLGGDADEAMNRLFKEHGLLN; from the exons ATGATTAACGACGACGGAAAGCTCGTTGACCTTTACATCCCCCGCAAGTGCTCCGCCACTTCCCGCCTGCTGCCCGCTCAGGACCACGGATCCATCCAGGTCAACATCGGCATG ACTGACGAGAACGGTGTTTACAACAACCAGAACATCGTTTTGGCCATCAGCCACAAGATGCGCCTGGGTGGCGACGCCGACGAGGCCATGAACCGCCTCTTCAAGGAGCACGGCCTGCTCAACTGA